The proteins below come from a single uncultured Carboxylicivirga sp. genomic window:
- a CDS encoding translocation/assembly module TamB domain-containing protein → MIKKSIKYLSFALTGLLVIILLLVLFTQTQWFDNIVRNETLKIVNKQLNATVSIDEINSNYYNFIDIEGIELRTNEDSSLVSHIKSIQVQFNIWALLHKKINIQSVHINELSGNLQQDKNGEWQIVKLFPPPQDTTKSPNPFSFFIQIDTIQINNCNLATDTPIELIPDSIQDLNINASLRYKSDSLTVNLQNLNFITQSPNLTVKQITGRYGQIGSAIRVDSLFIKTGKSLLNANVDYNSINNSNGQFIANPINNDELSVFVPSIKIPTSPKININYLTQNDTTFLTINLEIKQEKIHLQAQIQDLEDYTQQKTSLIPFNASLQLSNVHPENWWMLNETNSTLNGNVTITGMNLFDHKSWNKIEGNLKGSTYLDHYFSTFFFKAQQRNTNIHSSLIAQSYLGKIDGHIELSNYISSPNYSAQFRIDSLLLSKIINEDAGIINGKIELIGSGFNSDSLNIESEIKVFDGIVYNIPIDSADIKASVKNSLFSLKKGQLFAPGARLNAEGQMQMQSKQINGHIDFSIDTLLFLQQWQLPELSFYQTCGNITVNGSIDSLLTEGNVNIIDFSGYSVSSNNIQTAFDAQIKNNDIIANTSFQIQSLTSNGIFADTIYGEINYQPEILMADIYAQSDSINAKVKTKINLTDTLKVNLDDIRFNTPHVHYYLPDTISSITYYNNEITINNLNIKDELAPKFNIQANGILGANNQENFDLSIDNFDLNSLSRLHLIEEYIDGLFSSRLSFNGNPQTPYFQSSFDIKNGEYGKIQAPDIEGSVSYNKDTLHANIYNSNNKNVFNLNYKTPLELKFDSSGLIFNLSDYFEAVFNLDSLNIATPTEKVAQLEVQGHVDAHIMAKGNYSKPLFYGNFNLKDGAYNFPKYGIDFNNANISLVFDSNKVAIDTFIMKRDKGYLTLTGEAVFDTSLVSGTIHSSTLEADAKNFYVIKHRDYSALIDAKTFFNNTDEQSKFGGNIKVIRSEFYLPAFVDSDNSKKEQNVPLLVQATTQTDTTEHNQSHLLLKKKKEETSPFITNLQGRLKLEIPRNTWLRSEDMSLEIWGDLDIEKSNPYFELYGDVGINRGYYILYGKKLVINEGTLTFQGGQEIDPILDFKASYTYRGPDKQKRTLNLAVSDRLSEPSISFTLDDVSISEGDAVSILIFGKTMDELSYSGQNGIAGSIGTDMLAKALTSQLSKTLGTRLNLDMIEVTATENWQSAAFVVGKYVTNDLFVIYQRGFGETDGDEITPEMIILEYELNKILFVRLQSGSSKESGFDVILKFESKND, encoded by the coding sequence ATGATAAAAAAAAGCATTAAATATTTATCATTTGCACTAACCGGATTACTGGTTATTATTCTATTATTGGTGCTTTTTACACAAACGCAATGGTTTGATAATATTGTAAGAAATGAAACCCTCAAAATAGTCAATAAGCAGTTGAACGCTACTGTATCCATCGACGAAATAAATAGTAATTACTATAATTTTATTGATATTGAAGGGATTGAATTAAGAACAAACGAAGACTCCTCTTTGGTAAGCCATATTAAATCGATTCAAGTTCAATTTAATATCTGGGCCTTATTACATAAAAAAATAAATATTCAATCAGTTCATATTAATGAATTGAGTGGAAACTTACAACAAGATAAGAACGGGGAATGGCAAATTGTTAAACTATTTCCACCCCCCCAAGACACTACAAAATCACCCAATCCGTTTTCATTTTTTATTCAAATCGATACGATTCAAATTAACAACTGTAATCTTGCAACAGATACCCCAATTGAGTTAATTCCAGATAGTATTCAGGATCTTAACATTAATGCTTCATTACGTTATAAATCAGATTCGCTTACAGTTAATCTACAAAACCTCAATTTTATTACTCAATCACCCAACCTTACTGTAAAGCAAATAACAGGTCGTTATGGCCAGATTGGTTCTGCAATTAGGGTTGATAGTCTTTTTATTAAAACAGGTAAATCTTTACTAAATGCCAACGTAGATTATAATTCGATTAACAATAGCAATGGCCAATTCATTGCCAATCCCATAAACAATGATGAACTAAGTGTGTTTGTTCCTTCAATAAAAATTCCAACTTCTCCCAAAATTAATATCAATTATCTAACTCAAAACGACACGACCTTTTTAACTATTAACCTAGAGATAAAACAAGAAAAGATTCATCTTCAGGCTCAGATTCAAGATTTAGAAGATTATACACAACAGAAAACATCTCTAATTCCTTTCAACGCATCGCTACAACTTAGTAATGTCCATCCTGAAAACTGGTGGATGTTAAACGAAACCAACAGTACATTAAATGGTAATGTTACAATTACGGGAATGAATCTATTTGATCATAAATCTTGGAATAAGATAGAAGGTAATTTAAAGGGCTCAACCTACCTCGACCATTATTTTTCAACGTTTTTTTTTAAGGCCCAACAAAGAAATACCAATATACACTCTTCTCTTATTGCTCAATCGTATTTAGGAAAAATAGACGGACATATTGAATTAAGCAATTACATTTCATCCCCCAATTACTCGGCTCAATTTAGAATTGACAGTTTATTACTAAGTAAAATAATTAACGAAGATGCTGGTATTATCAATGGAAAAATCGAATTAATTGGATCTGGTTTCAACTCCGACAGTTTGAATATTGAAAGCGAAATAAAAGTTTTTGATGGTATTGTTTATAATATTCCAATTGATTCGGCTGACATTAAAGCCAGTGTAAAAAACAGTCTTTTCAGTTTGAAGAAAGGACAACTTTTTGCTCCTGGTGCCAGGCTAAATGCAGAAGGACAAATGCAAATGCAATCAAAACAAATAAATGGGCACATCGACTTTTCTATAGATACACTATTATTTTTACAGCAATGGCAACTACCTGAATTATCTTTTTACCAAACATGTGGTAATATAACAGTTAACGGATCAATAGACTCACTACTTACTGAAGGAAATGTAAACATCATCGATTTTAGCGGCTATTCTGTTTCATCTAATAATATCCAAACAGCTTTTGATGCACAAATAAAAAACAATGATATTATAGCCAATACTTCATTTCAGATACAATCGCTCACTAGCAATGGAATTTTTGCAGATACAATTTATGGAGAAATAAACTACCAGCCAGAAATACTTATGGCAGATATCTATGCGCAATCAGACAGTATTAATGCAAAAGTTAAAACAAAAATTAATCTAACAGATACCCTAAAAGTAAATTTGGATGATATTAGGTTTAACACTCCACATGTTCATTACTATCTACCTGATACAATTAGTTCAATCACCTATTATAACAACGAAATTACAATCAACAATCTAAATATTAAAGATGAGCTAGCGCCCAAATTTAACATCCAGGCAAATGGTATTTTAGGAGCTAATAACCAGGAGAATTTTGATCTATCCATTGATAATTTCGACCTGAATTCATTAAGTCGATTGCATCTTATTGAAGAATATATAGATGGATTATTTTCAAGTAGGTTGAGTTTTAATGGGAACCCACAAACACCTTATTTCCAATCTTCCTTCGATATAAAAAATGGAGAATATGGCAAAATACAAGCTCCTGACATTGAAGGCTCAGTCTCTTATAACAAGGATACATTACATGCTAATATTTATAACTCTAATAATAAAAATGTTTTCAACTTAAATTATAAAACACCACTTGAGTTAAAATTCGATTCATCAGGACTTATATTTAACTTAAGTGATTATTTTGAGGCAGTATTTAATCTTGATTCGTTAAACATAGCCACACCAACTGAGAAGGTGGCTCAATTGGAAGTTCAAGGCCATGTTGATGCTCATATTATGGCAAAAGGGAATTACTCCAAACCTTTGTTTTATGGAAATTTTAACCTTAAGGATGGTGCCTATAATTTTCCCAAATATGGTATCGATTTTAACAATGCTAATATCTCATTAGTCTTTGACAGCAATAAAGTTGCCATCGACACATTTATTATGAAGCGTGACAAAGGTTATCTGACTTTAACCGGAGAAGCTGTTTTTGATACCAGTTTAGTTAGTGGAACTATTCATAGTTCAACTCTTGAAGCAGATGCAAAGAACTTTTACGTAATTAAACACCGCGATTATTCAGCATTAATTGATGCCAAAACATTTTTCAATAATACAGATGAACAAAGCAAGTTTGGAGGTAATATAAAAGTAATACGTTCTGAATTTTACTTACCGGCGTTCGTTGATTCTGATAACTCTAAAAAAGAACAGAATGTTCCTTTGCTGGTTCAGGCTACTACCCAAACAGATACTACTGAGCATAACCAAAGTCATCTTCTCCTCAAAAAGAAAAAAGAAGAAACTTCTCCATTTATAACTAATCTTCAAGGACGTCTAAAACTTGAAATACCTCGAAATACCTGGCTTCGTAGTGAAGATATGAGTTTGGAAATATGGGGTGACCTGGATATTGAAAAAAGCAATCCTTATTTTGAATTATATGGCGATGTAGGAATTAACAGAGGATATTATATACTTTACGGTAAAAAACTGGTTATCAACGAAGGTACATTAACTTTTCAAGGAGGTCAGGAAATTGATCCTATACTCGATTTTAAAGCTTCGTATACTTATAGAGGCCCTGATAAGCAAAAGCGAACTCTCAATTTAGCTGTTAGTGATCGATTATCAGAACCATCAATCTCCTTTACTCTCGACGACGTATCCATTTCCGAAGGAGATGCTGTAAGTATCTTGATTTTTGGAAAAACAATGGACGAATTATCTTACTCAGGCCAAAATGGTATAGCCGGTTCTATAGGAACTGATATGTTAGCAAAAGCGTTAACATCGCAATTAAGTAAGACGTTAGGAACACGGCTCAATTTAGATATGATTGAAGTAACAGCAACCGAAAACTGGCAAAGTGCGGCTTTTGTAGTAGGAAAATATGTTACTAATGATCTGTTTGTTATATACCAGCGAGGGTTTGGAGAAACAGATGGAGATGAAATAACACCAGAGATGATTATTCTCGAATATGAACTAAATAAAATTTTATTTGTCAGATTACAGAGTGGGAGTTCCAAAGAATCAGGTTTTGATGTAATTTTGAAGTTCGAATCTAAAAACGATTAA
- a CDS encoding BamA/TamA family outer membrane protein, producing the protein MIRKIITFLLLIVPILTLAQENLKVKKIKFIGNTAFNNLKLKEQISLQSTSSFKEKILKKDASYYSKSLYESDIEQLKSFYQQEGYLNVSFQKPTIKITKKNKVILTFNIVESEPITVESIHYLTDSTKELSKSLPRKELKNIRLQSNLREHNIFRDEWCLQDQQLIISQFNNIGYAFADADFKLSVDTVSSTTNVLWEIEKGNITHFGTTQITGNNRVSENIIRKQLIYQEGDVWSKEAIDLTQKRIFNLGMFRVSSIKAMQQEEKSDTIPIQINLKEAPKWTTRFGAGYGREDKFRVFGELQRLGFLTNIGRINLSARHSALEPYNFDLKFTQPAVLFPINSIIVNPYIQKQNEPGYSVKKDGFNFTFLQNFSDNFNSNITIFFEDVTQDTTNFYSSGTSKLPESVYLKSGISFGFNYYNGEPKLNPINGQSIALNIKTNGLYITREMPFYKAIFEYKRYWGLNYGLTLAFKGKLGTAKATDGSDYLPPEERFYAGGSHSVRGWSRANLGPKNENGIPLGGKSMLEGSVEARINVTPKLILATFMDAGNVWEPSFQYKFNDLGYATGLGIRYDTPIGPAGLDFARPIFSSQKKWQIHFNIGHPF; encoded by the coding sequence TTGATTCGAAAAATTATTACTTTTTTACTTTTGATTGTACCCATCTTAACCCTTGCTCAAGAAAATCTGAAGGTTAAGAAAATAAAGTTCATCGGTAATACTGCATTTAATAATCTTAAACTTAAAGAACAAATAAGTTTACAGTCAACCTCATCTTTCAAAGAAAAGATTCTTAAGAAAGATGCATCTTACTATTCAAAAAGTTTATACGAATCAGATATTGAACAACTAAAATCTTTCTATCAACAAGAAGGCTATTTAAATGTTAGCTTTCAAAAACCCACCATAAAGATTACGAAGAAGAACAAAGTTATTTTAACTTTCAATATTGTTGAATCTGAACCTATCACAGTAGAGTCAATACACTATTTAACTGATTCAACAAAAGAGCTATCAAAGTCTTTACCACGCAAAGAACTAAAAAATATAAGACTACAATCGAATCTTCGCGAGCACAATATTTTTAGAGATGAATGGTGTTTACAAGATCAACAACTCATAATTTCACAATTCAATAACATCGGATATGCATTTGCTGATGCCGACTTTAAACTAAGCGTCGATACAGTTAGCTCTACAACGAATGTTTTATGGGAAATAGAAAAAGGTAATATTACTCACTTTGGCACAACACAAATAACCGGCAACAACAGGGTATCAGAAAACATTATTCGCAAACAACTTATATACCAAGAAGGTGATGTATGGTCGAAAGAAGCCATAGATCTTACTCAAAAACGCATTTTTAATCTGGGAATGTTCAGGGTAAGCTCAATAAAGGCAATGCAACAAGAAGAAAAAAGTGATACCATTCCTATTCAAATCAATTTAAAAGAAGCTCCAAAATGGACAACACGATTTGGCGCTGGTTATGGACGAGAAGATAAATTCAGAGTATTTGGCGAATTGCAACGCCTTGGATTTCTCACAAATATTGGAAGAATTAATTTAAGCGCCAGACATTCAGCTCTGGAACCTTATAATTTCGATCTAAAATTTACGCAACCAGCCGTTCTGTTCCCAATCAACTCAATTATTGTAAATCCCTACATTCAAAAGCAAAACGAACCAGGATATAGTGTTAAAAAAGATGGTTTTAACTTTACATTTCTTCAAAACTTCTCTGATAATTTTAATTCTAATATTACGATCTTTTTTGAAGACGTTACACAAGACACTACCAACTTTTATTCTTCAGGGACAAGTAAATTACCCGAATCGGTTTATTTAAAATCAGGTATTTCATTTGGTTTTAACTATTACAACGGCGAACCAAAATTAAATCCTATTAACGGACAATCCATCGCTCTAAACATTAAAACCAACGGTTTGTATATTACCAGAGAAATGCCTTTTTACAAAGCGATATTTGAGTATAAAAGATATTGGGGATTGAACTATGGATTAACTTTGGCATTTAAAGGCAAATTGGGAACTGCAAAAGCAACCGATGGATCAGATTACCTTCCTCCTGAAGAACGATTCTATGCAGGAGGTTCTCACTCCGTCAGAGGATGGTCGAGAGCAAATTTAGGCCCAAAAAACGAAAATGGTATCCCTTTGGGTGGTAAAAGCATGCTAGAAGGAAGCGTGGAAGCACGGATTAATGTAACTCCAAAATTAATTCTGGCAACCTTTATGGATGCAGGAAATGTTTGGGAACCATCATTCCAATATAAATTTAATGATTTAGGATATGCCACGGGGTTAGGTATCAGATATGATACACCAATTGGTCCGGCTGGACTCGATTTTGCTCGACCCATATTCAGCTCTCAAAAAAAATGGCAAATACATTTTAATATTGGTCACCCATTCTAA
- a CDS encoding two-component regulator propeller domain-containing protein: MKQPKLIGVLCLLILLSHITTSYAEITNAATLKFNHLNNNDGLTDNTVYVTFQDNDGFIWFGTSHGLNRYDGYTITSYFSTHNTPHSLSGNRISALAQDNDNNLWIGTDNGIDVLDLETNQFITRINTTTQPKLPSDRIRFLHKDFKNQMWIGTDKGVVIYNCTTQSLQFLKQENRPQIKFNNYPPIQIAEDKNGHVWMSSNNGLYRYNNNNGILSFFHFKKKDELCLNNLKAMHLVGNHLWLGTKNGKFFSIDTNQPINLKKIKANSLIENKIIPISSISSYEDNLWIGTVGHGVFIYNLNNENKSQYIYDINNEESISWDVILNLFNDRNGSMWIGTYGKGCDIWHSTLRKFKTYKSSDKNSIDFESITSITTDYKNQIWISGYGRQNNLNIINQNNSKITRLNIGANTHFNVLERDIKSKGKTIWGCQKENDNQLVKFDIQKFAISETYTVFDTSLTALALTDDTLNNCLWIGTFDGIFCFDKKNHQSKKIENIQDSLGLDEPFKAYSIYTDNKDIIWIGSDIGLIKYNHNLKDCELIKLHDNNEHDRVLDIVKQRHFLWLASDKGLLQYNITSHEYKHMSEVDDLLSSMTVSIEMDYLGNLWIGSTSGILKFNPITQKITRFTKDDGLQSNDFTQGVKYIDPSGNLYFGGTNGFNIINPTELKYNILPPPVKVTKLFIHNKEVTFNPLSNKSQEINKSIEYCNQINLTSTDYVVSFEFSALNYVQSNKNQYAYILDGFENKWNLSGNRRYITYTNLPAGQYTLKVKASNNDGIWNEKGTQIKIIVHPPFYHTWWFKGLTVIFIVFSILIFYFARIKMLKNKEERLKILVKEKTASLHNANKKLEEQKEEILTQKELLEQKNEEILTQNEVLEDHRNHLEELVSLRTKELEVAKDKAEESDKLKTAFLANMSHEIRTPMNAIIGFSTLLRQADFTEEEKETFVDQIHTNGESLLHLIDDIIDLSKIESGQLNLIYKDFEVNAMMLVLLSNFRQESTRLHKNDIELELINDISKEFILNSDPYRLKQVLTNLLSNALKYTSAGKIQFGYHIYDTVIEFFVQDTGIGIDPKNFNSIFKRFNKGINEGSQLYGGTGLGLAISKQIVENIGGEMSVESEVGKGSRFSFTIQNK, translated from the coding sequence ATGAAACAACCAAAGCTGATTGGGGTACTTTGCTTATTAATTTTATTATCGCACATAACCACAAGTTACGCTGAGATAACCAATGCTGCTACGCTTAAATTCAATCACCTTAATAATAACGATGGATTAACAGATAACACAGTATATGTTACTTTTCAGGATAATGATGGTTTTATTTGGTTTGGAACCTCACATGGATTAAATCGATACGATGGCTATACTATAACTTCGTATTTTAGCACTCATAACACCCCTCATTCATTATCAGGTAATCGTATAAGTGCTCTAGCACAAGATAATGACAACAACCTTTGGATAGGAACAGATAATGGAATTGACGTTCTAGATCTTGAAACAAACCAATTTATTACTAGAATTAATACTACCACACAACCTAAGTTACCTTCTGATAGAATTCGTTTCCTCCATAAAGATTTTAAAAATCAGATGTGGATTGGAACAGACAAAGGTGTTGTGATATATAATTGCACAACGCAATCGTTACAATTTCTAAAGCAAGAAAACAGGCCGCAAATCAAGTTTAATAACTATCCTCCCATTCAAATAGCCGAAGATAAAAACGGACATGTATGGATGTCATCCAATAATGGTTTATATCGTTACAACAACAATAATGGTATTCTTAGTTTTTTCCATTTTAAAAAGAAAGATGAGCTTTGCCTAAATAATCTGAAGGCAATGCATTTGGTGGGCAACCACTTATGGCTTGGAACAAAAAATGGTAAGTTTTTCTCTATTGATACCAATCAACCCATTAATTTAAAAAAAATTAAAGCTAACTCATTAATAGAAAACAAAATAATTCCAATCAGTTCTATCTCCAGTTATGAAGATAATTTATGGATAGGAACTGTTGGACATGGTGTTTTCATTTATAATCTAAACAATGAAAACAAAAGTCAATATATATACGATATCAATAATGAAGAATCAATTAGCTGGGATGTTATTTTAAATTTATTTAATGATCGAAATGGATCAATGTGGATTGGCACTTATGGCAAAGGATGTGACATTTGGCACTCGACCTTGCGCAAATTCAAAACCTACAAAAGCAGCGATAAAAATTCAATTGATTTTGAAAGTATAACTAGCATTACCACAGACTATAAAAACCAAATCTGGATTTCGGGTTATGGTCGTCAAAATAATCTAAACATAATTAATCAAAACAATTCGAAAATTACGCGCCTTAATATAGGTGCCAACACTCATTTTAATGTTCTTGAAAGAGATATTAAATCTAAAGGAAAAACTATTTGGGGATGTCAAAAAGAGAATGATAATCAACTTGTTAAATTCGACATTCAAAAGTTTGCTATTAGTGAAACTTATACTGTATTCGACACCTCACTTACTGCACTGGCCTTAACCGACGACACTTTAAACAACTGTTTATGGATAGGTACTTTTGATGGAATTTTCTGTTTTGATAAAAAAAATCATCAATCTAAAAAAATAGAAAACATACAAGATAGTCTTGGATTAGATGAGCCTTTCAAAGCATATTCAATTTATACAGATAATAAAGACATTATTTGGATTGGATCTGATATTGGACTAATAAAATACAATCATAATTTAAAGGATTGTGAGTTAATAAAGCTACACGATAACAATGAACACGATCGAGTGCTTGATATTGTCAAACAGAGACATTTTTTATGGCTTGCTTCCGACAAGGGATTACTACAATACAACATTACCTCTCATGAATATAAGCACATGAGTGAGGTTGATGACTTATTATCAAGTATGACTGTATCTATCGAGATGGACTACCTTGGAAATTTATGGATAGGTAGTACTAGCGGAATATTAAAATTTAATCCGATTACCCAAAAAATTACCAGATTTACTAAGGATGATGGACTTCAAAGTAATGATTTTACACAAGGAGTGAAATATATTGACCCATCGGGAAATTTATATTTTGGAGGCACTAATGGTTTTAACATTATTAATCCAACCGAACTAAAATATAATATTCTTCCACCTCCAGTAAAAGTAACAAAACTCTTTATACACAATAAAGAAGTTACTTTTAATCCTCTTTCTAACAAGTCTCAAGAAATCAATAAATCAATTGAATACTGCAATCAAATTAATCTTACCAGTACTGATTATGTCGTATCATTTGAATTTTCGGCACTAAACTATGTTCAAAGCAATAAAAATCAATATGCCTATATTCTTGATGGTTTTGAAAATAAATGGAATTTATCGGGCAACAGACGATATATTACCTATACAAATTTACCTGCTGGCCAATATACGCTAAAAGTAAAAGCATCGAATAACGATGGTATCTGGAATGAAAAAGGCACGCAAATAAAAATCATTGTTCATCCTCCATTCTACCACACCTGGTGGTTTAAAGGATTGACTGTTATATTTATTGTATTCAGCATACTGATATTCTATTTTGCCCGAATTAAGATGCTTAAAAATAAAGAAGAGAGGCTTAAAATATTAGTAAAAGAAAAAACAGCATCTCTCCACAATGCCAATAAAAAACTGGAAGAGCAAAAAGAAGAAATTCTTACTCAAAAGGAACTTCTTGAACAAAAGAACGAAGAAATTCTTACTCAAAATGAGGTATTAGAAGATCATCGAAACCATCTTGAAGAATTAGTTTCGCTCAGAACAAAAGAACTAGAAGTGGCAAAAGATAAAGCTGAAGAATCAGATAAATTAAAAACTGCTTTCCTTGCCAATATGAGTCACGAAATCAGAACTCCAATGAATGCAATAATTGGCTTTTCAACCTTGCTTCGTCAGGCAGATTTTACTGAGGAAGAAAAAGAAACCTTTGTTGATCAGATTCACACCAATGGCGAAAGCCTATTACACTTAATTGACGACATTATTGACTTATCTAAAATAGAATCAGGTCAACTAAATTTAATTTATAAAGACTTTGAAGTTAATGCGATGATGCTTGTTTTACTAAGCAATTTTCGTCAAGAATCTACTCGTCTGCATAAAAACGATATCGAACTGGAGCTAATCAATGATATTTCAAAAGAATTTATACTCAACAGCGATCCATATCGATTAAAGCAGGTCTTAACGAACCTGCTAAGTAATGCCTTAAAATATACTTCAGCAGGAAAAATCCAATTTGGTTATCATATTTATGACACAGTAATTGAGTTTTTTGTTCAGGATACCGGAATTGGTATTGATCCTAAAAACTTTAATTCTATTTTCAAACGCTTTAATAAAGGCATTAACGAAGGAAGCCAATTATACGGTGGTACCGGGCTTGGGCTTGCAATTAGCAAACAAATAGTAGAAAATATTGGAGGCGAAATGAGCGTTGAATCTGAAGTTGGAAAAGGATCTCGATTTAGCTTTACCATACAAAATAAGTAA
- a CDS encoding DUF3859 domain-containing protein produces MAKKKITHELYSYGIYDRWERQSKDLPKLLQITDQIPIKDDIEFGYVIKINGAKGKKIVFKIDHPPFKNDKGQTEPPFKGEYYINSNTYEFFLGDTVWEPFEDKAGEWRLYTWLDGKLIAEKKLTLYLD; encoded by the coding sequence ATGGCAAAAAAGAAAATTACACACGAATTATACAGTTACGGAATATACGATCGTTGGGAACGCCAATCGAAAGACCTTCCTAAACTATTGCAAATAACCGATCAAATCCCCATTAAAGATGATATCGAATTTGGCTATGTAATCAAAATAAATGGGGCTAAAGGCAAAAAAATAGTATTTAAAATTGATCATCCCCCCTTTAAAAATGACAAAGGACAAACCGAGCCACCTTTTAAGGGTGAATATTATATCAATTCTAATACGTATGAATTTTTTCTTGGTGATACTGTGTGGGAGCCATTTGAAGACAAAGCAGGTGAATGGAGGCTCTACACTTGGTTGGATGGAAAGCTGATTGCTGAAAAAAAGTTAACCCTATATTTGGATTAG